The DNA sequence GCGACTACTGTACTGCAATTGTCGCAACAAGAATCATCGGACACCACTTATTAAAGCCATTGCATATAAGCACATAGGTAAGTTCACTAAATGAACACCTAGGATGGGCGTGAGTTGTTAGAAAGTATGATGCAACTAAAATAACGGTCAAAATGGTCAGATATCTCTGCTATTGCCACCCATGTTATAAATACGTTTTCCCCCTTTCGGTTAAAGACTAGTatacaatatcaaatttttaccGGAATTTGTACTTTAACATAGTACATGCATTGAAAACAGAAAGGCAAAGAGGGAATTGACAGAGTATAATGTGACCCGGTATCAAATTGTGCTCCAACGAAGATtatgtgaaaacatttttaatatctGGTACTTAGCAGGTTTAGTAACAGAGGCGTCACAGTGTGTTGTAACACTGAAAAAGAGAGTCCAGATACAATGTATTAATTTTCTCAATGAAGATGGCGACATTCGAATAATTATAATTTTGACACCTGACCATTTTGACATATAAGTGTATGTTATTTACTTATTAACTTGCTTACTTGACTCGCCTTTTGGTGTGAAATggacaaaataatataaacaaatatttcccCATCCGGGATGACACTAAGCTTAAGATCCAAATCCGGGTcagtatgaccccatgagtggaatcaaatgaaagagacaaaagtaaagaatatgataaagATAATTGCCACACCAGGGGATCTgaatcaatattcatattttgggcccTTCTACTTCAACTTCTACTTGGTTACTCGTCAAAGCCTTCTCAGCATCTAGACGAGGGTGCTGCCGACGATGGACGGCTCGTGCATGTGCCAAATATATACAGTCAAGGTGCAAGTAAAAACTGTGATGCCAACTACTCGGTGCTGACGGCTTCCTTGAACTGCTCCAAGGTGGGCAGCTCTATGGTGCTGGGAGGAAGCTCGTCCCAATCTTTCATGGTCCGGGGGAAGAAACTATACTTGTATGAATCTGAAGATGTGCTCAGTCTAGTGAATCTGTGCTGGTGTTGACTTCTGGTTGCTCTTCCTTTAGGCGTGATGTAGTCAGGAAGGGGAACAGCTACCTGATGGTTGAGGATATTGTACATTGTCACCAGGCGTGATTGTTTGCGCCGATCCTCAAGGGTTGGTAGTCCAATGTCAAGTCTCATAGCTGTGACGCTTGCTTCCCTTTGATAATTGCCAGTTATGAAGCGTACTGCCCTCCTTTGAATTTTCTCAATGCTGTCGATCTGGTTCTGCCGGTAAGAATCCCAAATTGTTGCCCCATATTCAAGCTGCGATCTGACTAAAGTTGTGTATGCTTGTTGCTTGATGGAGGAAGAACATCTGCCCAGATTTCGTCTGATGAAACCAAGGGTTCTGTTGGCTTTTGCTGTCATTGCCTTTATATGTGGTTTCCAGCTGAGTTTCTCATGGATCTCCACTCCTAGGTATGCTTGACTTGAAACTGTGGTGAGTACTTCTTCTCCCATGGTGTAATTAGAGATGATAGGCTGCTTCTTCCTATGTATGCGCATGGTGTGACATTTTTTCGCATTAAAGAGCATCTGCCACTTCTCAGTCCAGTTGCATAGGTTGCTTAGGTCATTTTGTAACACTCTGGTATCTTCTGCTGTATTGATCTTACGAAAGAGAAGACAATCATCAGCGAAGAGCTTGATGGATGAGTTGATATTCTTCCCGATGTCATTTATGTATAAGAGAAACATCAAGGGCCCCCAAGATTGTGCCTTGCGGTACTCCAGATTGAACGTGGATGGCACCTacgtttcattatcattgaggtataggactttttattttttcggagaagagcagatagggcaactacttgattatatttctacatgttcatactacatactctgaaaattttagaaaattcgcacgagtccgtttttttaaatcacatttttgttcctaaaatgggggtaagagcgccctcaacgggcactctctccatagagcTACATGTAAagccagttatagacaaatggtcctaaaataaaacggactcgtgcgaatttcctcaaattttgcatatgatgtagatttaacatctggaatgtaatgcaattgATGTCGTTGCTgttcttctaaattcatttttaaaatgtccgcccagaccaaggtgatGGACTCGGATGCCTCTCCATCTACAACAACTCGTTGTGATCTTGTAGTGAGCCAGGTTGTTATCCATTTCTTGGTGTTGTCACGGATTCCGTAGTGGTCAATCTTTCCAAGGAGTCGCTGATGGGGCACAGTATCGAAGGCCTTGGAAAAATCGAGTATCAGCATATCGATTTGATGGTGATTATCCAACGCCCTCGCTATCTCCTCCATGGTGACTATCAACTGGGCCTCCGTTGAATGCTTCTGCCTAAATCCATGTTGGTAGTTTTGGAGCAGGTTGTGTGAGTCTATGTGGTCCATTATGGCATGGAAGATGATATGTTCCATTAACTTTGTAATCACGCAAGTCAACGAtactgcacggttgtttgatgggttcatttattagtttttcaaacaaaacatcatgtataaccaaattttaggcttaaacagctaaaagtgatatagtgctaatgtatacagatgcttttgagtcattctcaactttaatttcaccTCTttgacaaaattattcacttttatagtattttttaaagctttttcggatataaaatgtttgtaataatgccaaaattggtggcgctatttagttactggaaattaccctttcaagcttttaatacaaataattccttttcattgtttgataaaatatatttataaaatttccttgttgcttgtttcacctattccagctgttttaatggcggtattaatcacctaacccgtgcaaataaagaaataagatttaggataaatagcgccatctatagtttgcatttagttaataatgaagccaattctatatacatcaaacagccgtgactGGGCGATAGTTAGCTGGTACATTACGATTGCCCTTCTTGAAAATAGCTACCACATTCGCAGAGAGCCAATCTTGCGGTAGGTTGCCAGTTTGGTAAGATTGGGTAAATATGACCTGCAGGACTGGTGCAATCTGCTGGGCTGCCTCTTTCAAGATGCGGATCGGGATAAGGTCTGGCCCTGAAGCTTTGGCTGGGTTTAATTCCCGCAGCAGTTTTTCTATGCCTTCAGTAGTGAACATTATATTGGGCATTGGTGGATAGCAATTTGTGGTTTCCTTTGGTATGTGTGATGTAAATACCGACTGATACTGTTCATTCAATCCGTTTGCCTTCATCTTGCTGTCTATCGCCGGCCCATTGTCAGTCTTCAATGTTGGTATACCATTGGTGTCCTTCTTCAAACTACTTATATACGACCAAAACTTCTTTGGTGTCTCTTTCAGTGAGTTGTCCAGGATTCTACCAACATACTTTTCATGAGATTTCTTCATCTCAGCTTTCACTTCCTTCCTCAACTTTCTAAAAGTTTCCCAGTCTTCCTCCGTTTGTGTCCTCTTTGCTTTGTTCCAttgtctctttttcttttttattaatcTTTTGATGGTGGTAGTCATCCAAGGCACATGTTGCCATGTTGATAACTGTTTTGTTGGGACATTATTGTCCATTGCCTTGAAAACTGCATTCTTAAGTGAATTCCAGTTGTCTTCAATGTTATTTTCCATTGGTTCAGATTCTAAAAAACAGTCCTTGAAATCCTCCATGTCTTTTCTGACTCCATCCATGTTCCCTTTCCTGAACTGATAAACAGTTCTTGGTTGCTTACGGCTTTACTTGACAGCAGTGTCAAGGTTCACAGAAACTGCATCGTGGTCACCAATTGCTGGGACTTCATATTCGTCCTTCAGTTGATCAGGAAGAGTTGTGAAGCACAATTCCAGGATATTGTCACCACGGGTAGGAACATGCTGGACTTGGGTTAGCATATTGTCATTTGCTATGTCTAGAAGAGTTTGATTAAGTTTCTTGCCATAGATGTCCAATTAATATCAGGTGTGTTGAAATCACCACCTATTATAATATTGGGTAGACAGTTTCTTCCAGTTAACTTTTTCAGAGcaatatcaagttcttcaagtgCCTTTGGGTCAGAATTTGTGGTTCTGTAAATTCAGTGCAACGTGTACTGACCGGCCAATCTAGGACAACACAGAGACTATTAATTAACACATCGGCCAAATTAACTTCGGTTTAccaacacacacacatttgaaaggtcggttaagggatctggaatgagcgttttgagcgtttcgacagtattttttgtgggacatgagagcacatcagacatatcgatttgtattctgaatacgaagaatgtccttctgatatcaaataattatcattttttgaaattcacgatataatacaagttttatgacaaattattaaaatttgatatttttcacatttttgatatataacagtcctcgaagtaaattttataaatctaatgatatattcttaaattcaacaactcttcctatacctttgtacaggagccaaccattgttaaaccgtgatgaacccacacttttactgtagcgtatacgcgaacgcgagcgagactacgcgttacgcgagagcgcgtaaaattcgtcatgcctggaacctttgtgcgtatgccagcttacaagttgaattcagtatttttcaggtagcggctaaacattgccgttttattctgtagttttattgctgatatcaaaagaaaatcatcgaagtttttgtaaggctgagtggcaatgattaactgacattcctcgtaaaataatcgtgaattatacgatatttagcttcttttcgttgttgaaaggattcaatcatgtttcaccattgttcatcaccgtttaacaactcgcgtccggcgcgtctgcgaggtttacttcgctcgggcagctaaagctgccctcgcgaagtaaacaacgcagacgacgcggccgcatcgttgttaaacggtgatgaacagcggtgaaacatgattgaatccctaagtgtatgtagctgggaggaaaagccgatgatcaattgaaaattttgacctttcatattgaagaaatagatttttttccaaaaaagacctaatttttttgggtgttttggaaaaaaaaatccatatcttcaatacgaaaggtcaacattttcaattgatcgtcggcttttcatcccacctacatatacactttaacatgattaagtataaatcatcagatttataaagtttgcttcgagtactgttaaatatcaaaaatatcaatttttaatcatttgccataaaatgtgtattacattgcgaatttaaaaaaatcaaaattatttgatatcagaatgacattcttcgtattcagaatgcaattcgatatgtctgatgtgctctaatgtcccaaaataaatactgtccaaacgttcataccccatcccttaagtctaTGCAATATTATGATCCATGTTTATACAGTCCACAGATCCTGGTGTACAGACTGAcatcacagaccctagaaaaagtCTTTTTTTGCTTGGCTACAAGCCAAGCAATATTATCATTTGTTTGCGACctcgacctttgacctgaagtaggAAACTAGTCTTGTTAACATGCATTGCTTCATCCTCAGTAAAACAATGTTGTAGGATAATGCTCAAAATTTAAGTTGTGGGTTTGCAGGAGGCTAAAGAGTAGCCTCACTCCCCCATGACTCAATTCATTTAGCTATATATTCAGCAGTGAACTCTTTGACTTGACCATGTTAACCCAGAGATTAAATAGCAACCTCCCAGATAACCTTATTTCCCTCATAAAGCAGTGCTCAGTAGTGATTGTTTTTTGACCTGGAGAATGATAAGTTTTAATGACTGTTGACAGGTGTAACATGGAACTTGCTTCGGTTTCCAAGATAAATTTAACCAAATTATTATATTGTCCTTGGACATGGAACAATTGACCAAGAACAATTTTGGTGGTTAATGAACTTTCGCATCACAGTATACATGGTATTAGAGAGTGTAATATCacagtctattcatgtgttttacTTCCATGGACTATGTCAGTCATGTTTGACGTTTGGGAGAATGGATAGCTACTGTTTTATAGGTAGGTGGGTATTTAGGTTGTGGGTTGGTAGTCTATGTTTATAGGTAGGTATATATGGCCTATAGGTAATGTAAGATAACAAGGCATAGGTCAGGTACTCCTAGATGGTAGTTGCTGTTGGAGCAGGTGTGTAAAGGGCCAGTGCTGACTTggactgattggatcagatcgttTCATATAACCGAGTATAGGCCAACTGCAATATGAGTTCTTGTAGTTTAGtatgttctttgtatttattttttgatatatttcattCAGTTTGGGAATTCCAAGGCCAagctctcccttttaaagggatttttatctaGGCTAGGGTCGGTGCTGACATTCAGCTTCTCCGTACTACAGCATATTTAGGCGTACGTGGGGTGTATATAAAAGTGCATTGGGTTAAGCCATAGTTAAACTTTAAAGTGTTGTTGTCTGTagagggtgtcccagaaaaaatacagaGTGAATGCATTTAGACATAGTTGAAAAATAGATATCAGAATCTCATAATTATAAAAAACCAGCGTATTGCCCATGTTATTCTGCATTTTATACTCGAATTTTGAATCGGTTGACGATGAttcatgcgtcaattcacttcattcctagtttgaaagaaagatcatgtAACACAATGCAAAGTTGTCACACTTAATGAGTGGTTATTATGTCAACGGGCTCTATatttttagggattcaatcatgtttcaccgatgttcatcaccgtttaacaacgatgcggccgcgtcgtctgcgtggtttacttcgctcgggcagctttattttacgaggaatgtcagttaatcattgccactaagccttacaaaaacttcgatgatttctcttttgatatcagcaataaaactacagaataaaacggcaatgtttagccgctacctgaaaaatactgaattcaacttgtaagctggcatacgcacaaaggttccaggcatgacgaattttacgcgctctcgcgtaacgcgtggtctcgctcgcgttcgcgtatacgctacagtaaaagtgtgggttcatcacggtttaacaacggttggctcctgtacaaaggtataggaagagttgttgaatgtttGATGAATACTTTT is a window from the Amphiura filiformis chromosome 12, Afil_fr2py, whole genome shotgun sequence genome containing:
- the LOC140166875 gene encoding uncharacterized protein, with translation MDGVRKDMEDFKDCFLESEPMENNIEDNWNSLKNAVFKAMDNNVPTKQLSTWQHVPWMTTTIKRLIKKKKRQWNKAKRTQTEEDWETFRKLRKEVKAEMKKSHEKYVGRILDNSLKETPKKFWSYISSLKKDTNGIPTLKTDNGPAIDSKMKANGLNEQYQSVFTSHIPKETTNCYPPMPNIMFTTEGIEKLLRELNPAKASGPDLIPIRILKEAAQQIAPVLQVIFTQSYQTGNLPQDWLSANVVAIFKKGNRNVPANYRPVTAV